GAATGAGAATCAAGCCCTTAACTATTACACCCAAGCAAAAAAGATCATGCGACGTGCTAATCTTCCTCTACAAGCATGGGGTTTCAGCAGCGAAGGCCTGGAAAATAAGCTAACAAACTTTGGTGATTTGGATCCTTCTCCTGTATCAAAGACTATTGGTTTATCATGGGATCAAAAATTGGACTCACTTAACGTACAGTCAGTAGACTTACTATCCTACTCCTCAGAAAATGCCTCAATGAGAGACGTTCTACGAGGAGTAGCATCCCTATACGACCCGCTTGGATTTTATTCGCCGCTAACTATAAGTGGGAAGATCTTTCTACAAGATTTGcatgaagaaaaaattaaattagaTAAAGTTATGTCTACAGCTAATCTCAAACGTTGGAAGGAGATCGTCCAGATCAGATCCAGATCCAGTCTCAGCCAAGACATTATTTCCCTTCATCGTCACCTGATAGAGAACTTCACGTTTTCTGCGATGCGAGCCGCCGTGCCTATGGCGCCGTTGCCTACCTTCAGCACAAAGGAAAAGTGGCATTTGTAATTGCGAAATCAAGAGTTTCCCCcctgaaaaacgaaaagaaggAAGGCGAACGGGAGATATCAATTCCAGAAGCTGAATTGATGGCTGCGTTTATCGGAACTCTCATTGCCGAAACGGAACTCGCAGCGCTGGAATTGCACGAGTTCAAGACGCAGGTGTACCTCTGGAGCGATAGCCAAATCGTCCACTTTTGGATCTCCAAATCCGAAGGCCATCCTCGTCAATTTATCACCAATCGGGTGAAAAAGATCCGCGATTCAATCGACGAAGAGCCGCTACGTGGAAATATGTTCCTACAGAAGAGAACCCCGCCGATATTCTCTCTCGAGGTGGCTCCTTCTCAGACTTCCGATCATCCCTGTTGTGGAAAAAGGGGCCTAGTTGGTTGTCCGATCGAAAGCTTTGGCCAACGTGGTCCGTCAGCCAATTCAAGAAGTTCCTAACTCTTCATTTAACAGCATCATTTGCCAACAAAACAACGGAGGTTCAGCCAGAGTCCGGCATTGCAACAATTATTGATCCTACAAAGTTCAGATGGCTATCTTTGCGCCGAACAACTGCCCAGATATTTCGACTTTTGGAAAACTTACGGCTAAAAGACCCCACCAGAGAGTCGTGGAATCGCCAATCCCTCACGGCAAGGGAACTGCAAGCAGCCGAAAATGTCTGGATCCGGtattttcaagaaaaatactTCGAAAAGGAGCTTCAATACTTACAATCCGATAAGAAAGTTTGGCGGCCTTCACTAGTTTCTCAACTAGACCTTTATTTGGATGAATCCCGAATCATCAGGAGTAGAGGGCGACTTCAAAACGCTAACATGCCGGAATCGGCCAAATTTCCCATACTCATACCAAAATACTCGGTGCTGGCCAAATTGATCATCCAGTCAGTTCAAGAACACATCTTCCACTTTGGAGTCGATTCAACGATTGCACATCTTACCCAACAATATTGGATCCCGTCCATACGACCACAAGTGAAGGCAATCTGTCGAAGTTGTGTAAAGTGCCGTAAAGATTCTGGCCCGTCTTATCGACTACCCGATCCAGCTCCCATGCCGGCCGACCGAATTAAGGAGAGCTACCCCTTCGCAGTGACTGGAGTGGATTACTCGGTTATAATTCCAATTCGTGGTGCGGAGAAAGGCATGGAGGCCAATGCCTATGTATTATTGTTCACCTGCGGAGTCTCTCGCTCCATCCATCTTGAGACCGTAGAAGATATGACAGCCGCATCATTCATCGACGCTTTTAAACGGTTTATCAGCCATCATCCAATTCCTCGTATCATCTATTCCGATAATGCCACCACGTTCATCAGTGCGTCGAGCATTCTCGTCAGACTCTTCGATCAACCAGAAGTTGCCAAACAACTAGCAGATATGAAGATAACTTGGAAATACATCCCGAAACGGGCCCCGTGGTATGGAGGATGGTGGGAGAGACTTATTGCCTTGACTAAAATAGCTCTCCGCAAGATGAATGGCAGAACAAGGCTAAAATTTATTCAATTCCAAACGGTGCTTTGTCAAATCGAAGCAATTCTTAACGATCGTACCCTCACTCGAGTGCCAACTGACATTGACGGGCTGGAGCCACTGACTCCGTCTCACTTGTTGTATGGCCGTCGGCTTACAATTTTACCCTTTGACTTCGCAGCAGATGAAGAACTGCAAGACCCAAGCTATGGGATAAAAAATTCGGTTTCTAAGGCTTATCTTCGCTTTTAGAACGTATTACGTTCATTCTGGAGAACGTGGAATAACATCTATGTCCCGTCGTTCAGAGAGTAccataaaaaaactaaaggacgAATGGAGCAGACAATCAGAGTAGGAGATGTGGTACAAGGTCACGCGGACTGTAAACGCTCAGAATGGAAACTTGCCATTGTTCAAAATCTGATTCGAGGAAAGGATGGACTCGTTAGAGCCGCAGAAATCAAGACAGCAAATGGCTGAACAAATCGACCAATCAACAAGCTCTATCCAATAGAAGTTGCCGAAGCACCTGAGGAGAGGAACAATCAGCCGCAGCTTATTGAACAGACCCGCACAG
This DNA window, taken from Daphnia magna isolate NIES unplaced genomic scaffold, ASM2063170v1.1 Dm_contigs103, whole genome shotgun sequence, encodes the following:
- the LOC123466579 gene encoding uncharacterized protein LOC123466579, with amino-acid sequence MPESAKFPILIPKYSVLAKLIIQSVQEHIFHFGVDSTIAHLTQQYWIPSIRPQVKAICRSCVKCRKDSGPSYRLPDPAPMPADRIKESYPFAVTGVDYSVIIPIRGAEKGMEANAYVLLFTCGVSRSIHLETVEDMTAASFIDAFKRFISHHPIPRIIYSDNATTFISASSILVRLFDQPEVAKQLADMKITWKYIPKRAPWYGGWWERLIALTKIALRKMNGRTRLKFIQFQTVLCQIEAILNDRTLTRVPTDIDGLEPLTPSHLLYGRRLTILPFDFAADEELQDPSYGIKNSVSKAYLRF